In Microcaecilia unicolor chromosome 1, aMicUni1.1, whole genome shotgun sequence, the following are encoded in one genomic region:
- the LOC115461191 gene encoding olfactory receptor 13G1-like has translation MEWKNQNSTPSFILIGLSNHPQLQILLFFIFFVIYVISLLGNILIVTIIIIDTRLHLPMYFFLINLSALDIWCTSVAVPKMLTNIIMKRKDISFAGCVVQLCFFTSALGTELLLLTVMGFDRYIAICYPFHYTIIMNKKLCLLLAAAVWIIGLVNSLVHTGLIFRLHFCGDNILDHFFCEVPSVLRLSCTDTRLNDLVMTAADSFFGISCFLLTLVSYTYIISAVIKIRSAEGKRKAFSTCASHLTVVGLYYATVIYTYLRPAFSYAMADDKIVSALYTILSPVLNPIVYSLRTKEVKEAFMKIVGKKIFPQRI, from the coding sequence ATGGAATGGAAGAACCAAAATTCCACGCCCAGTTTTATCCTAATAGGACTTTCGAACCATCCTCAGCTGcaaattttattgttttttatattttttgtgatctATGTAATATCCCTGCTGGGCAACATCCTCATTGTGACCATCATTATTATagacactcgcctccacctacccatgtacttcttccttATCAACCTCTCTGCCTTGGACATTTGGTGCACCTCGGTGGCTGTTCCCAAGATGTTAACTAATATTATAATGAAGAGAAAAGATATCTCATTTGCTGGCTGTGTTGTACAGCTGTGTTTCTTCACCTCAGCATTAGGAACAGAACTTCTTCTTCTGACTGTAATGGGCTTTGACCGTTATATTGCTATATGTTACCCATTCCATTACACAATCATTATGAACAAGAAATTATGTTTGCTTCTTGCAGCTGCCGTGTGGATAATTGGGCTAGTAAATTCGCTGGTTCATACTGGTTTAATCTTTAGGCTCCATTTTTGTGGTGATAACATCTTAGATCATTTCTTTTGTGAGGTGCCATCCGTCTTAAGGCTTTCCTGTACAGACACACGACTCAATGACCTGGTGATGACAGCAGCTGATTCTTTCTTTGGTATAAGCTGCTTCTTGTTGACACTTGTGTCATACACATATATCATCTCAGCTGTTATAAAGATCCGGTCTGCTGAGGGAAAACGCAAAGCCTTCTCAACCTGTGCCTCCCACCTCACTGTTGTAGGCTTATATTATGCTACTGTCATATACACCTATTTAAGACCTGCTTTCAGCTACGCAATGGCTGATGATAAGATTGTGTCTGCACTATACACTATCTTATCTCCAGTATTGAACCCCATTGTCTACAGTCTACGGACTAAAGAGGTAAAAGAAGCCTTCATGAAAATAGTAGGGAAAAAAATATTCCCCCAAAGAATTTAA